The genomic DNA TGAAATATCCATATATTGAAATTTGGTCCGGGTATTTAGGAACCAACCCAGTACACATAACTGAAAGCAGATATCCATTTGTTCCTCGAGAAGATTCTTGGTAGAACTTTTTACATATCTAGCAATATTTTGATGCAGTTCAGTCATGATTTCTATGCAGATAATATGAATGATACCTGATAATATGCAGTCTTAGTTGTAAAACCTGTTTGTATCAACATCTGGCCTGTCATTATTAACAATTTAATTTtcatatataagtatatatatttgAGTCCTCAATTTCAGATTACTGGATTCAAACGTGTTTCTATTCTGTTCTGAAATTTGTGGTCCAAATCATTTGGTAGTAAACTCGATGGTGAACCAACCCAAACGTACCCATTATATCCTAGTTGAATTAATGAATCTACTTACAATTTGCAGTCTTCGTAAAAGGGACATCTATATCAGTAACTTCATTTAACAAAAAAATTGTAAATCTCAATTTTAATTGTTGGGTGCAGCTTTCTCCAAGGCCAGTTCCTCGCACAATTGAAAATACAAGAGAAGCGGATGAAACAATTTGCAAACCAGATGATGAAGAGGTATGCTACACATTTGATTCTTTCCCATCTTTCTCCTGACTCAATGTGTAACCTTGCTATGTCAAAGAATGGACTGTGACTTTTGTTATTTCTGATCATTTGCAGCTGTTTGCTGCTAATGATGTTGATGAGTTTAGTTCTGTGTTGAAGCAAGAACACGTTCCAAAGATATTGATCACCACCTGCCGTTTCAATTCAACTGTATGTTTTTTGTAATTCTTTTGTTTCATCTCCCTTTCATTTGACAGCTCTTTGTTCTCATTTTTTGTATATATGCTTGCATTCTTTGTGGATTGATATAGGTTTGGTGTGCTATGTATGTATGTTCTGTCTTCTTTGCTTGTCTTTTGTTTAAATGTTTTTATATGTGCAGAGGGGACCAGAATTAATATCTGATCTACTGTCTGTCATACCAAACGCTCATTACTACAAGAGAGGAACATATGACCTAAAAAAGGTGCTTCATATTTTCTGTTGTGTATCTTACAGTGGCATAATGTGATTTCTTTGCTAAATCTTGCACAACTATCTTTCAGATCGTTGAATATGCAAAAAAGAAGGATTTTACCTCTCTAATAGTTGTTCACACTAACCGCAGGGAACCAGGTTTGTATATGCAATTTGAATTATGAATTTGTTGATCCTTTTCTGCTCCTCGTACATTTTTCTAGCAAGCGGAAGTAATTTTTTGAATTTTGGAACTTTAGGAGTAAAGTTTATGCTAGTCTTCTGAGATGCAGTCAAATTTTGAGCTAGTTATGTTGCAAGTATTCATTTTTTCCCCacaattgtaaatattttaaatttttttagcAGTTATTGTAGCTTTGTTTCTGATCAAACATATTAACTCTAGACTTGAGAAAATATTATATTAACTGTGGACTCCCTATGAGTACTAGCAAAAGTTAACTTGAGTGGTAAATTTGTGATGATTTTATTTCTCCTTATTTACAAGACAAAAGTACTGAACTTGAATTATTGTAAGTACTAACTTTATTGTCTGTGGTCAGATGCTCTCCTAGTAATTGGCTTGCCTGATGGGCCCACCGCACATTTCAAGCTAACAAAATTGGTCTTACGCAAGGATATTAAGGTATTATCTTTTTAGCCTGTAGACTACTTCTGGTATCCCTCAACCATTTGTTTTTTCCATGTCCTGCAAAGACTAGAAGACAATGCAAAGAATTCTTAGTTTATGTGTTGCTTACATGTTATGGTCTGTTTGATTTGTTTAGAGTTCCATTGTCTTTCAGTTCAAATAATTTTTGTTTCTAACTCACTATATGTGAGTTTTTTTGTTGTGCTCTCTCAATACGCATTTTTTATATCGTGGACTGTTGCTGTTATATGTAATTTTTTGTGCTTGATACTTTTTACCCTACCTGGTCCTTTCTTTTGTAGTATCACTAGCATAAGCCTTCTAATAAGATGTAGTCAGCTCGAATACGTCATAAGAAAAGATGTTTAAGTTTTAATATATGAATTTAATAACAAGAATTACAATAAACTTTGGTGAAATATCCACAAAAAAGTCCACTACCCCAAGGATTTCCTAACCGCAGTGGGGAGAAAAAGTATGGATCGCAACCTATATAGAAAGAGACTCGACTTAAGATTCATATAGTTGGATAATCCAATAATCAAGTCTAATATGATATGGGGTTTACATCATTATATAAGATAATacaataattaatcaaataacatAATGGACTGGGCTTACTATAATAAGCTACATACTTAATAACTACTAGACCCCCCCCCCCTCTCTGTGTGTAAGTATGCATGACGCTCTGTGATTGACATTACAATTTGGCCAAAATCATTGATGACTTCAGACTTTTACTTGTAATGACCTCTGTTTATTGTTAGCAGAATCACGGAAATCCAACTAGTCACAAGCCTGAACTAGTATTAAACAACTTCACGACACAGTTGGGTCACCGCATTGGGAGGTAGCAACTCATTTTGTTTCAGTATTTTGACAAAAAGTATTGCAATTTTTCATAGTTATACCCCGTATCTTAATACCATTTTCTGATTTTTGACTGATATTTGCCTTTTGTAATGCACAAGGACTGAATGATGTCTCTCCAAATTGTATGTTGTGTCTTCTAACTATCAACTTATGTGTTTTTCTAGGCTAATACAGTCACTTTTTCCCCAAGACCCAAATTTCCGCGGTCGACGAGTTGTAACCTTCCACAATCAGAGAGACTTTATATTCTTCAGGCATCATCGGTGCGTGTCCTTGACAAAATGATAGTCAgcttatattttatttatataatatcTGATTGTTTCCGTTTTATCACGTGAAGTTATATATTTGAAAACAAAGAAAATAAACAGACCGACTCAAAAACTACCAAGAACATGGA from Apium graveolens cultivar Ventura chromosome 5, ASM990537v1, whole genome shotgun sequence includes the following:
- the LOC141724711 gene encoding uncharacterized protein LOC141724711 gives rise to the protein MGYKQRKGKNDDGDEDNYKKDEKPKMSTGHQLLPSMIKNKDKRSAVHAKIKEQKKLEKRKKVKARDALEKRALELGEELSPRPVPRTIENTREADETICKPDDEELFAANDVDEFSSVLKQEHVPKILITTCRFNSTRGPELISDLLSVIPNAHYYKRGTYDLKKIVEYAKKKDFTSLIVVHTNRREPDALLVIGLPDGPTAHFKLTKLVLRKDIKNHGNPTSHKPELVLNNFTTQLGHRIGRLIQSLFPQDPNFRGRRVVTFHNQRDFIFFRHHRYIFENKENKQTDSKTTKNMDSKVESVSKDRVIARLQECGPRFTLKLKSLQHGTFDTKGGEYEWVHKPEMDTSRRRFFL